A genomic stretch from Pseudoliparis swirei isolate HS2019 ecotype Mariana Trench chromosome 18, NWPU_hadal_v1, whole genome shotgun sequence includes:
- the srsf3a gene encoding serine/arginine-rich splicing factor 3a, with protein MSQSDQFPLDCKVYVGNLGNNGNKTELESAFGYYGPLRSVWVARNPPGFAFVEFEDPRDANDAVKELDGRHMCGCRVRVELSNGEKRSRSRGHPPSWGRRPRDDVRRRSSPPVRRRRRSRSRSRSLSRDRGRQRSLSRDKKGPRSISRSRSRSRSNDRK; from the exons ATGA GTCAAAGTGACCAATTCCCCCTTGACTGCAAGGTTTATGTTGGGAATCTAGGAAACAATGGAAACAAGACTGAGTTGGAAAGCGCCTTTGGGTACTATGGTCCTTTAAGAAGTGTCTGGGTTGCCAGGAATCCCCCCGGCTTTGCTTTTGTAGAGTTTGAAGATCCTAGAGATGCGAACGACGCTGTGAAAGAACTGGATGGAAG GCACATGTGTGGCTGTCGGGTGCGTGTGGAGTTATCCAATGGGGAAAAGCGCTCACGGAGCCGTGGCCATCCTCCATCCTGGGGTAGGCGGCCTCGTGATGATGTAAGGCGACGTAGTAGTCCTCCGGTCAGGCGCAG GAGGAGGAGCCGCAGTCGCAGCAG GTCTCTTTctagagacagagggagacaacgATCTCTCTCCAGAGACAAGAAGGGCCCAAGATCCATCTCGCGGTCAAGGAG TCGTTCCCGGTCAAATGACCGAAAGTGA